The proteins below are encoded in one region of Holophagaceae bacterium:
- a CDS encoding tetratricopeptide repeat protein: MAAKKPAPRNASPRPASKDPNTLRTLDAAYKLQKAGSLQQAELLYQKVLMAEPGNPFSLYALGSIALDRGDTANAVALFRQAWATGYTHETVSTHLGIALQSLGRLDEALEIYETASKLDPRNPRFHSNASVVLAQKGDYEGAFQMAQVAMKLNPKFAPAYMNAGMFLQSLGRPVEAVEMFERTLQLEPGNAEVHEALRLLKQKLAVESR, translated from the coding sequence ATGGCCGCTAAAAAACCCGCTCCTCGCAATGCCTCCCCCCGGCCGGCCAGCAAGGATCCGAACACCCTCAGGACCTTGGATGCCGCGTATAAACTCCAGAAAGCAGGGAGCCTGCAACAAGCGGAACTGCTCTATCAAAAAGTATTGATGGCCGAACCCGGGAATCCCTTCTCGCTCTATGCCCTGGGCAGCATCGCGCTGGATCGTGGCGACACGGCCAATGCCGTGGCGCTCTTCCGCCAGGCCTGGGCCACGGGCTACACCCATGAAACGGTTTCCACGCATTTGGGCATCGCGCTGCAGTCCCTTGGCCGCTTGGATGAGGCGCTGGAAATCTATGAAACCGCGTCCAAGCTCGATCCCAGGAACCCGCGTTTCCACTCCAATGCTTCCGTGGTGCTGGCGCAGAAAGGGGATTACGAGGGAGCCTTCCAGATGGCCCAGGTGGCCATGAAGCTGAATCCCAAGTTCGCTCCCGCCTACATGAACGCAGGGATGTTCCTGCAATCCCTGGGCCGGCCGGTGGAAGCCGTGGAGATGTTCGAACGCACCCTGCAACTCGAGCCCGGCAACGCCGAAGTCCACGAAGCGCTGCGCCTGCTGAAACAGAAACTCGCGGTCGAAAGCCGCTAG
- the rlmN gene encoding 23S rRNA (adenine(2503)-C(2))-methyltransferase RlmN → MDRKELRAWLAVLGEPAFRGDQVFEGLHRHRFASWNQFTSLSTALRAKLESAAQLQWPEITESIDSEDGSTKHVFRLSDGRQVEGVHMPLAKRRTLCLSSQVGCAMGCTFCATGLMGIVRNLSAGEIVGQVVAMLTAHHHSGDEPVNLVFMGMGEPLHNLENVMKAFRILTDAGGLGLSPRRITVSTSGLASGIERMAAYAKRPRLALSLNATTDEYRSRIMPVNRAWNLAALAEVLARFPLEKRERITLEYVLLSGVTDSLEDGRRLARFAQGFPSKINLIPFNPHEGSGFEPPSEERIGQLCQILSKAGLTVSVRRSRGQDVAGACGQLIRKRGDS, encoded by the coding sequence ATGGACCGAAAAGAGCTTCGGGCCTGGCTGGCGGTTTTGGGCGAACCCGCTTTCCGGGGCGATCAAGTCTTCGAGGGGCTGCACCGCCACCGCTTCGCAAGCTGGAACCAGTTCACGAGTCTGTCCACCGCCCTGCGGGCGAAACTGGAATCAGCCGCGCAGCTTCAGTGGCCTGAAATCACTGAGTCCATCGACAGCGAGGACGGCTCCACGAAACACGTTTTCCGCCTGTCCGATGGCAGACAGGTGGAGGGCGTCCACATGCCCTTGGCAAAGCGCCGGACACTCTGCCTGTCCAGCCAGGTGGGCTGCGCCATGGGGTGCACCTTCTGCGCTACCGGGCTCATGGGCATCGTGCGAAACCTTTCCGCCGGGGAAATCGTCGGCCAAGTGGTGGCCATGCTCACCGCCCACCACCACTCTGGCGATGAACCGGTGAACCTGGTGTTCATGGGCATGGGCGAGCCCCTGCACAACCTGGAAAACGTGATGAAAGCCTTCCGGATCCTCACGGATGCGGGAGGACTGGGCCTTTCGCCCCGGCGCATCACGGTTTCCACATCGGGCCTCGCGAGCGGCATTGAACGCATGGCCGCCTACGCGAAACGGCCGAGGCTGGCCTTGAGCTTGAATGCCACCACGGACGAGTACCGCTCGCGGATCATGCCGGTGAACCGCGCGTGGAATCTCGCCGCGCTGGCCGAGGTGTTGGCGCGGTTTCCGCTCGAGAAGCGGGAACGGATCACGTTGGAATACGTGCTTCTGAGCGGCGTGACCGACAGCCTGGAGGATGGCCGCCGGCTGGCCCGCTTCGCCCAGGGCTTCCCCTCCAAAATCAATTTGATTCCGTTCAACCCGCACGAAGGTTCAGGCTTCGAACCGCCCTCGGAAGAACGCATCGGCCAGCTCTGCCAGATCCTGTCCAAAGCCGGGCTCACGGTCAGCGTCCGCCGCTCAAGGGGACAGGATGTGGCAGGGGCCTGCGGACAGTTGATCCGGAAGCGCGGGGATTCCTAA